ggactacgtgcttgcatgtgtgttcttggcctcacgagcgttttgctcaccctgtagatttattttccttaacaggtttgaacTCGAAGGTGTACTGGGGAAACCCTCCTAATGTgtttttgtttagggtttctattacaTTTTGGCTATGCCCCTTGGttttggattgtacttttggaattgaaatgtaacttttggggtgtaatgtatatttgggattcatGATATATTTTGAATACCCGAcgtgcgggttggataatggatgactattgataagcttgaacgcttccgcatttactgTACTTAAGTTACTTACTTGTGTTGTGTAGTTCGATAATAAGCTTGAATGATTtggcttgagtcctggcgagagttaggcaggcgtcccgcggataccctttggttcgccttagtgggaagtgggggcgtcacaacaTCGCTATTCCTTTGCCATAACAGAGAAAACTACAAGTTGTTATTTGGTTGTTGCACTAGTGATTTCTTCATCTAGTATgctttcttcctttgttttttttattatgtttCACTTGCCTTTTTCCCCTCAAGATTGGGACTTTAGTATATCCCCATTTTAAATTTATGACCTTTATTGGTGAAAAGGAAGATATTAGTGTTCTACATGTTTCATGTTAGTCGAGTAAAGAACCAAAGTTAGATTTACtacccctttttcttttgatccAAATCGATTGACTTTTTCAATTAGCTCCCAACCACAAGAATTATATTTCCCTAGAAGCTATTCCATAAAACTGTTGAAGGACAGCATGGAGCTAATTATCAATAAGAGAGGTTTATTCTGATCTAACCCTTTTATAAATTGTCCTCCGGCCTTGGTCATTTTTTTCTTGGGGTTATTTTGCTAACAATAATAATTATAAGTTGGATTTCATGAGGCTAATTAAGAAGGGAACTTACATAACATGGAATGAAGAATTAGAGGGCTTTCTTTCCCCCTTCATATTTCTCAAGATAAGGGATGTGTACTAGAAATAATCATATTATCTTGCTTGGTTATATACATGATTATACACTGTGTGCTCTTCTTTCTATCAATTTGTatgaattttcttcttttatgttctatatattaataatattttgcttattGTTTgtcttttaattgattttgttttagTACTCATAAGTTTAATTGCTTCTTTTGGTATTTGGTATGTAGGAAAGGAAGAGTTATCTAGAAAGCAAGGCTACGGAGTTCTACATTTAGGTATgtttttctcttattttattGTTGATTGCTAGATGTTCGATAGTTTGCTTCTGATAGCATGATATCAGATTCCTTGGTCAATTTTGCTTTAGATACTCTCTTCATGAGTCCTGCTTGAAGTAACTTTCTTGCACTCAATAAACTCTGCCATATCCATGAGGAGTTCTTAGGAACTTCAGTAGTAAGCATTGGCTTGTCCGGGAGATATTTACCTCTTATCACTTTGCGAATCAAAAGATTTGGTTTGGTCTAAACCCCCCATAGTTGCTTGGCCAGCATTGCAGTATTGAAATATTGAAGATCATGGAAACCCAAGCCCCCACTCTCCTAAGATCTTCACAGCTAATTCCAGCTAATGCATTTTTTGCTTCTCATCATCACTACCCCACCAATAGTCAGCCATTTTCTTACAAATTTCTTTACATAGTTTCTTAGACATGTATTATAGTTTCTTAAACATGCTAAAACAGTACAAGCAATTGGTAGGTATAGCCATAATGACTGACTTTAACATTACATTGTCATTGTGTTTTCTGTTAACTTAATGCATTGAACTGAAAGGTGCCGaatctgtgcaataataattattaaaaagtcctaattaccaccacaattaattatagaacaaatccaagtactggaacagggaccctaggtgtgcaatgggttacttgattcaccctatttccgaagagtttgcttgatccgatataccagatttatctgtaaaaatattaattttgcatacaatggcaagtagggtcgattccacagggagcgggtagaaaattatttctttccaaatcaataGAATACAATTGGGGAATTTTTAATGGGAggcaaataaaaaaataagaataaaaataaagtaaactaaattcaaaactaaTTCACAAAGcacaagttaccaaaagtaGCAATTAATgaaattctacccaaaggatcaactactcaggcacggtccaattgattgatcatcgatgcaaagatatttcatccattcatcactaggttggttatagctatcaacaagttctgacaaccagttcttccttactttttcgacagacaatgtacgaccattgactgctcctctaaccagataacaaccctaggtacgaccgtaggaatttaattacccaattacattaaagctagaagaacccaaccctaactaataaacacgctaagagggtttatttaagctagatATTACGTTTTTCCAATATAAAttcaattatggtggttgtcactgggtatcaactaaacgaacaattacagATTCAATTTAGCTAATATGACaataggctattaaattaaatcaaatacccggccgttgatattcaattaataaaatatccatgaacaattaattcagaaaaCGCACGAATAACAACAAATTgggagaaataatgaagattcgattagatctcacagatattatggaccacGCTCtcgcgtcaacctttgggtagagaagaaaattagccgctcctcatcgtgtcaatcccgcgtgatttaattgagttcattcaattaattgccGAAAAATTGGGGAAGGGGAATTAATTGCAATAACAACAGAGAAGGCCCTGCCTTCGTCTTTGTTTCGGAGCCGCGATTTACAAAGCAAAAGGCTAACAGAAATTGTCCAGAGCAAGCGTAAAAGTCAAAGAGGAAAATAGCCGTCTTGCCTATTCTAATTGCTACcgaagagaagaaagaaaaagggaaaaagcgtCTGACAGATCTCTTCAAAAGGAGACTAAAAGCTAATCTAGTGATTCCCTGTGAATCTGGCTTTTCTATTCTTTTATAACCGCCGCAGGAGAAAGCATTCTAGGAGCAAAGCTTTGTCAAAGGGGCTCTGATCCCATGCTTCGGGTTCACGTGGACCGGGGTTCTTAGTAGGCTTTGCTGCAATTAATCCCGCGGGTCCGTCCTTTTGATGTACCTCCTCCGTTCTCTGGCGTGGTCACGCCATGAAATAGAGAGTCTTCTGAAATTTTGCCTCGTAAAAGCACTTTTTACACTAACCACCTATAATtcatacaaatatgaaatatgagcaAAACCTTAATACTTAACACAGTAAGttgccaaaattaggacaaaataacagtgcaaaatgtgccaaataattgctctatcaaatccccccacacctagacaatgcttgtcctcaagcatttcGAAACTCAGAAGTACAACCAAGAGAGCAAAGGTCATGTAGTAATCTATACTAACACAAACATTTCAGATCCCTGACAATGTTGCCAAAATTAGAACACGCCGAACAGGTGGTAGTtcaaagaaaatatataaatattaggaacgctcaaatcaacttcacggaatgccattaccataggtttgcacatttatcacatctccaccactcAAAAGTGAACTAAATACACAAATCAACGGGATTTTAATAGGGTTGTAATGAGATTTAGATAAAAGGCGGGATAAGAGGGTGAAAATAAGGTGTAATgtgtcaagagaatgtccgATATCCACCACATAACCACAACGCTTTACCGGGGAAATTTCCCAAGCAGGGTGTTTCCATTTGCTATTTCCACTGTGCAAGTGtcgccaattttttttttttttaacagacGGCTTGCAAGACTTGGGCACGCCTTGTAGGCTGGAGTTTTCTGTTCACGAGcccttctctctttctttttttttttttcttcttcactttttttctctttatttttttctttcgatCTCAGATGTACAGAAATAGCACCATACAGCATCTACTCTGAAAACACTTGCGACCATAGATTTATTTGCCTTGTATAAGTAATGAATTTCAGACATCTCTTTATGAAACAAGGTTGAACAAGAAAGTCTAAAAAAGGTCATGGGTTATCAAACACGGCTAACAACCAAAAGTGAAGAATAAAAGCTCAAATTGGTTCACTATTGGGAGACAAGATGAATGCATGATTTTTAGAAAGTTAAAGGaggttaaatcctaaatgcccttatcatttccaatgcatccaattcaacaaaatgtggtcttgacatgtataaaatagcaagttctagaatgtcaATACCATGTGCgatacccactcaatcaaacaaaaatagagcaaacaagaataatgtgctCATGCATGGCTCAAAAGCTCCCAAAAGTCACAAAAGTGGGTCAAGTCCAGTATATCCAACATTCAACAATACTGTCAAGGCAAAACGAAATGCATAGCTAGTATATCTAACCACATGCCCGTGCACCTTGATTGAGTTATTCATCATAGCAAAGAAGTCAGCTAACTacactcttttccttttcctccttttttttcatttttttgttttttttttaacaaagcaaaaacaaataataaaaaccgtccccccacacttaaaacctacattgtcctcaatgtagtaaagataaatgaaatattaggagaaaagaagagaaacttCCCTGACCACCGGGGAGGGAAAGCGAGACACTAAGGCGGAGGAGGGTGAGGCGGCGACGGACGCAACACGAACAGGAAGGAGAAGACTGAAGTTAAAACAAAGTGAAAAGGGATTAGACAAGacaggataaaaaaaaaagtagaaaagtgGGGTTaggagaaattttttttttctttttgactttcgTTTTCGGAAGggttggaaggcgtgggcacgccttggaagTTATAGTCTTTTGACCGTCAATTCCAAAACTCCATTCCTAAGGTGTGACGATCTAGCGTGGGCATGTCTAACTGCCAACTTCCTGTCACAAAATAACAACCCATTaaatgacactaacacttaacaaaaacttcaaaaatataagaaaactaaaacaaaagaagccttgggttgcctcccaagcagcgcctttctttaatgtctttggctagacatagcACCACTCTTTAGTTTGGATGTAATTgaatttttcttgtaattggtgGCCCTCCTCCGGGATCCACGTGGCCATTGATTGCAAtctttttcctaaattttctcttcattttcacCTCATGAATTGCTTTCATCCTATAGGACTTGTTCGCAGCAACCTTGAATTTACCCCTACAagcaaacttagaaaattcttgcacagagggatTAGTGGCATAAATAGCAAACACAGaatgagagttaacaggatgtttcattgtataaaaaatattgaagtggactatttctccatcaaatttcatcgtgagagtacccttattaacatcaattttagtctgggcagtactcaaaaatgatcttcctaatataatgggtgatggatttggagcacttctatcatccatgtaaagcacataaaaatcagcaggaaaaattaatccatctacttgcactaaaacatcctcaattatcccatccggataagcacatgtacgatcagccaattgaattattatccccgTTTCTTTTAATGGTCATAAATTTAGAGAATCATAGATTGACTTAAGCATCACATTAATAGAAGCCCCTAAATCTATCATGGCATTTTTGATACTAGAATGTCCAATCTTACAgggaatagtaaacatacctggatccccGCATTTGGGTGAAAGTTTTCTTTGAAGTACAGCtgatacattctctcctaccaTCACTCTCTCATCAccccttagctttcttttgttaacgcactagtctttcaagaactttgcgTATTTGGGTACCTGCTTGATCACGTCCAATAGGGGgatgtttacttgaactttgCGGAACACATCcaggatttcttttttcttttctgccctctttttcttttccaacctgcaaggaaaaggaGTTAGATTAGATTTAATAGGGATCGAAGGAATAGATGTTACCTTAGGGTCTTCGCGAATGCGCCCTTCCTCTTCAATCTCTTTTTCTATCTCCtcctcacttttgcttttcgaATTTACCAACTTAGATCCCTCCACCTCTTTTCCACTTCTTAATGTCATGGCGCTTACGTTCTTGGGATTTGCCTCGGGTTGTGATGGCAGTTTCCCATAAACGTGGGACTCCAGGCGATTAATGGCAGTTGCCATTTGACTCATTCGAGTCCCCATGTCTTTCATGCCTGCTTTGGTGTCCTGTTGAAACTGAGTAGTGCTCGCGACCAAGGACCTAGTCTCTTGTTGGAGTTGAGCAGTGATCGTCACTAAGGCTCTAGTCTCATGCTGGAGCTGAGTGGTGGTTGTTGCCAAACTCTTAACAATTTCCTCCAAAGAATTTCCTGAGCTAGAGGATGAGAGTTGAGACTTTTGTTGCCAAGGTTGTTGAAATCCTGGTGGACGATTGGAGAATGCATTGTGTGGCCTATTACCATAGCTGAAATTGGGGTGATCTCTCCAACCCGGATTGTACGTGCTGGAGTATGGGTCGTACGATTTTCGAGGCGCGGGCATGCCTCCGGCCATATTTACCTGTTCCATCCCGTCCTCTTGCAACATGGGGCACGTGTCCGTGCAATGGTCCATACTCGTGCAAATTTCACATACTTTCTCTCGCGGCGTGTCTCTCATGGCTAATTTCCTAACAATAGACGTCAATTCTGACAGTTGTTGCTGTATGGATGAGGTCTCTACCTCGTTGACTCTACGGGTAGGGTTGCTTTCACGGAAGCCAAATTGCTGGGAGTTCTCTGCCATGGTTTCGATAAACTCCCATGCTTCCTTCGGTGTCTTGTTTGCCAGTGCTCCCCCACTCGCAGCGTCAATGATACTCCTATCAGTTGATTGGAGTCCTTCATAGAAGTATTGGATTaacagttgttcactaatttgatgctgcgggcatctagtgcacaacttgttAAACCTTTCCCAATATTCATACAAGGACTCCCCGGGATACTGTTTAATGTTGCAGA
This portion of the Coffea eugenioides isolate CCC68of chromosome 11, Ceug_1.0, whole genome shotgun sequence genome encodes:
- the LOC113752065 gene encoding uncharacterized protein LOC113752065 is translated as MANTQTLRELAAPELTHQPLCITFPTLAENTAFELKSGLIHLLPSFHGLSGEKPHKHDAAKDWLYYLPAGSITTWAQLKKKFLEKFFPASRATSLRKEICNIKQYPGESLYEYWERFNKLCTRCPQHQISEQLLIQYFYEGLQSTDRSIIDAASGGALANKTPKEAWEFIETMAENSQQFGFRESNPTRRVNEVETSSIQQQLSELTSIVRKLAMRDTPREKVCEICTSMDHCTDTCPMLQEDGMEQVNMAGGMPAPRKSYDPYSSTYNPGWRDHPNFSYGNRPHNAFSNRPPGFQQPWQQKSQLSSSSSGNSLEEIVKSLATTTTQLQHETRALVTITAQLQQETRSLVASTTQFQQDTKAGMKDMGTRMSQMATAINRLESHVYGKLPSQPEANPKNVSAMTLRSGKEVEGSKLVNSKSKSEEEIEKEIEEEGRIREDPKEVGS